The genomic DNA AATTCCATGACGATCTCCATCGACTCGGTGATTTCTTGAATTTGAAATTCATTCAATTGAAAGACAGCTTTCCATTCTTCGTCACTTGATACGATAGCAAGAGGGGAACCGGGCAGAGCTGGCATTCCCTTCTTGACTTGGATACGGTCGATGGTCCCGCTGATTGGTGATTTGATTTGAGTCGCTTGTATCGCTTTCTTGACTTCATTGACACTTTTTCGAGCTTGTTCCAACTGACTGTTGATGAGAGGAAGCGTCGTTGCTGTAAGCGAAGCTCCTGAACCTGTGAGCTCTTTAAGCTGTTCAAGAGAGGTAATGATACCCTGTAACCTGTTTTCGTCTTGTACTTCTTCTGGTAAGTCAAGACGTTCAAGCTCGTTGATTGTATCATCAAGAACAGATTCAGCCTGAGTTTGAGCTGCCTTTTGCTGTCGATTGGCTGTATAGATTTGGTTACGAGCATCTTCTAAAGCGCGAACAGCTGCCTGTGCTTGGGACAATTGTTGTTCGAGGTCTCGAGTATCCAAGGAAAATAACAATGTGCCAGCTTTTATTTGGTCTCCGTTGGCTACATGTATTTTTTTAACTCCAGTAGGGATTGTAGTTGTTATAGGAACCTGTTGGGAAGGCACTGTTTTTCCAACCAATTCGATTTCGTTTTGGAAGGTTGTTCTTTTTACTTCTGAAGTCGAGACCGGGATTGCGTTACTCGTTGTATTTTCACTTGTAATCTGATCTTCTGAACATGCTGTTAGTAGGACCAGAAGGGATAGGAACATTATTTTGACTTTCATTCATACTCACTCCATTTAAAGAAACATCGTAGCTAACCTTCATTATACGTGTTTGTATGCTATCCGTGTTGTTCGAGAGGTTACAATCTATGTACGAAATGTTGAAGGGCATAATTTTTTTTGGATTCTTTATATATTGAGTTTATGGTTTTAAAAAAATACAATAAGGGTATCACAGGTATATATTGTTCTCTTGACAATTCCAAGGAAGATGATAAGAATAATCCCTATACCCCCTATCATCCATATACAAGATGTAGTATAATATAAAATATGATTAAATAATTTTTTTAAAGTAAGATTCACTATAAATGTTATAAATCATGAAAGGAGACGAATTTCCTTATGGTTACACTATATACTTCTCCAAGTTGTACGTCTTGCAGAAAGGCTAGAGCTTGGTTGGAAGAGCACGAAATTCCATTTAAAGAGCGTAACATCTTCTCCGAGCCACTGTCGATCAACGAATTGAAAGAAATACTCCGTATGACAGAGGAAGGGACGGACGAGATCGTTTCTAAGCGTTCTAAGACTTTCCAAGAGTTAAACGTCAACCTTGAAACAATGCCTCTTCAAGAACTTTTCGAATTGATGAGTGAGAATCCTGGATTGCTTCGTCGACCGATTATGATTGATGAAAAACGTCTACAGGTCGGCTATAACGAAGACGAAATCCGCCGCTTCTTACCTAGAAAAGTTCGGACGTTCCAATTGCTTGAAGCACAAAAGATGGTTAACTAGACAACACCAAAAAAAGCTTTTGCTTTCCATTACGGTCAGCAAAAGCTTTTTTTTACTTTCTGATTTTAGTTGACGTTGGTTCTTGTTTTTACTCTATTGGAGAGCCATCCGAATAAAATTACGCCTGAAACGATGATGATGGTAATGAGGATCTCCAGGAAGATATTGTGACCGATAGCTGTTTGGATAATCGGTTCTTCTAAAATCATCTTTGCTGCGGTATATGCAAGAATCCCGGCTCCAAAATAGACGATGATCGGAAACCTTTCCATG from Pseudalkalibacillus sp. SCS-8 includes the following:
- a CDS encoding efflux RND transporter periplasmic adaptor subunit — encoded protein: MKVKIMFLSLLVLLTACSEDQITSENTTSNAIPVSTSEVKRTTFQNEIELVGKTVPSQQVPITTTIPTGVKKIHVANGDQIKAGTLLFSLDTRDLEQQLSQAQAAVRALEDARNQIYTANRQQKAAQTQAESVLDDTINELERLDLPEEVQDENRLQGIITSLEQLKELTGSGASLTATTLPLINSQLEQARKSVNEVKKAIQATQIKSPISGTIDRIQVKKGMPALPGSPLAIVSSDEEWKAVFQLNEFQIQEITESMEIVMEFDDIPGQFKSKIDELPKDPNETGSYTVAVPLDDIKETISADTVTTGRITIGRSKDALTISNEALLYEEDQVYVFLVKDGRAVKRNITIIQQGKKTSHIAEEDLSAGDLVVTEGKYQLTNRSKISIKK
- the spxA gene encoding transcriptional regulator SpxA, producing MVTLYTSPSCTSCRKARAWLEEHEIPFKERNIFSEPLSINELKEILRMTEEGTDEIVSKRSKTFQELNVNLETMPLQELFELMSENPGLLRRPIMIDEKRLQVGYNEDEIRRFLPRKVRTFQLLEAQKMVN